The DNA region gtaacttCCAGCTGCCTCCAGTAAAGTCTAGAAAATTAAATCTTAATCAGGGGGTGTGTCTATTTATGAAGCTGATTAGagttgcatatatatatatatatatatatagatatatatagatatatatttagGAGATTTGCATTTCTTTTACTTAATGGCTATTTCTTGTATGTGGGACATTTATACACAAGCTCAATAGCACAAGAAAACAATCAAGAAAACAATCACCAGTAGATGGATGTAAATCTGCCCTGCTTGATGGGTGACTGTGTGCCTATGTGCCTATGTGCAGTGAAACCTGTAGTCCCACGCTGCAGCGTGCCAGAGGCAGTTACCGTGGGAACCTCCACCGAACTGCGATGTTTGGAGAACGAGGGCTTTCCCGCTCCTCAGTACCGCTGGTTCCACAACAACGAGGAGCTTCCTCAAGATCCGAAAAACAGCCTTAAGTTCGTCAACTCCTCCTACAGCATCAACCCCGACACTGGAGGACTGGTTAGTTAGACGAGGAGGGAAAGCACGAAAGTAACCAATATGTTCTTTTACTATACATTTGTAATGAGCAGTATGTAACAGCTTCTCTCTGTACTGTAAGTGGCCGAGTGTTCAAAAATACTCTGTGCGAACAGCTTAATCTGAATAAAGCTTAAGTACAGTAAAGTTATAACAGGATTAAGTCATTTGAAAGGATCGTTGGGCATTCCAAGCCACGATATCTGAGGGGTTTACGTCAAGGACACAACTACCATGTAAAAGTCACATGACAGAAAGTCAACTATCTTACTAAACACATTTCCAGTCCTTTTATAGTGTCACAGCCCAAATAGAATCTCATCATAATTCATCCGCTGGCAGACATCCTTCAGCCATTCTGTTGACTGTGCAGCTATGTGTCACCGTCCTGACAAAAATTCTGAAACTGTCTCCTCAGAAATTTCGAAGGGTGAGGAAGGAGGACGCAGGGGAGTACTACTGCCAGGCGAAGAATGACGCGGGGCACGCGCAGTGTCCTCCACAAACCATGGAAGTCTGTGAGTGACGTGCCTCTATGAGCAGAATGTTAAACCCTTGCAATGCTCGGAGGCAGGATTTAAGAGAAAGCGCGGTGTCATGTTGCTTTCTGTACAGTTTGTGGAGCGTGCTGGTACTAAAACACAGGCCCCTGATCACAGTGCTGCATTGGTGTGAGGCAGTAGGCACCGCAGGCCTCTTAAACCCGTCCACGTCTCGTCTGTGTTCCCTCTCGCAGATGATGTCGACATCCTCGGGATCTTCCTCAAGTCCTTCGGTGCCGTGGCCGTGTTCTTCTGTTTGGCTGCTTCTGTTTGTCATTCCCTTAAACGTGGGTGTTTCCACAGAAAAGGTCACAATGAAAATAAGTGAGTATGAGATGCAGCTCTGAAGAAACCAGCATGCGAGATGGTATTTTTTTGCCCTGATGGTTTcgtctgtttatttctttactgCAGCTACAATTGGCCAGCACAAAACAACGGCGTTGACTATCGTGACGCAGACGAGGTAAACAGTGGCTACACACAAATGAACCGTATTGTTGTGATGCTGTTACCGGGGCAGACAGgcagattttctgtttttcttctgtcgTAGGGCCATTTTCGACACAAGTCCTCGTTTGTCATCTGACGGCCGAGACCGAAGACGGAGCTGAGACGGAAGGCAAAAAAACTGAGGTTAACCTGCAACAACAATTCTCCAGATGGTAACGTGTGAGGTGTAACATGGCACATTACTCTTCGATGCACATCAATATCAAATCAACTTGCCAAAGTaattttaatgtcattttgtggcattgtctctgtttttttgtAACAAGCAGCATTTTTTAATCTGTGCTGTTAGtattcattttcagtttgtttgttctacttgtttccagctgtttgatgatttttaaacatcaaattaaacaaattcaAAGCTGTGACATCATACATGATAAAAACATTCCTACGTGTTTTTTGAACAAATCCTCTTTTATAATTGCAGTTTTTACTGAGTACACTGAAATTACTTTACAGAACTTCTTCTTCATTGTCTTTTCATGAGATAAACCTGTTCTTAGTTGGTTTCACATAAGGAAGCGTAGGAACTTGcgtttgtatatactgtagctatAAAGGCATTAAGTAGCTGACTGTACGAGGCTGATGAGCTCAGATTCAAAAGGCACAATTTATCAGCCTTCATTATATTTCCAGATGTTAACAAGTACAATACACAGTGCAGATGTACTCCTGAATTTGAATACTATATATCCCACTATGCTGCAAAGTCAATATGTACTATAAAGGTGGTGAAGTATGATTTTTAGAGTACTGTTTCTGTGTATAAGTGACCTTCTGTGCTTTACTAATTATTTTGTGAGTATTGGACATATTGCCCAGTTCAAACTCAATGTTCAATGTACATAAATGCATacattttttatcttttcatgttcatacagtacagtacactcCAAACCTTACTCTAACACAGCAATAACTCTGTTTGCTGGGAGGTGACAGTATTTGCTGTTCAGTGTGTACCTGCAGTGTTGAGCCTGTCATCATTTCAAACATTTGTGTCAATGATTTGTGTGAATCTCAGGAACTGTTGTAAATGTTCATTTGATATTAATGCTCTATGTTCATGTTATTTTGTTACTATTAAATACATATTAACTGTAAGCGTTTCTTGCGTTTGACTTAATCCAGTCGGCTGCTACTTTGTGTCATTTGATTTAAGATAATGTTTAAAGTCTGTATGGAGTAGATGGGAAAGGTAGCATGCGTAAGTGTACTTTTaaattttgcaataaaaatCAGCATCACTGTAGCAGGTCTCCCACAACCTGCAGGCTTCATGGCTCCATCACAGGCTCCTACTGAGTGTTAGTCAAAATGTCCTTGGTCAGGATGCTGAACCTCCAAGGACTGGTAACCTGCATCTTactgtgttctgtctgtctgagatTTACTCAAACCCTTCCAATGTTGTTATGAATTACACAGTAGCATATCATTATAGAATAAACACCAGCGGGTACATTAAAATGATTCCATCTTTACAGTTTCTTGCTTGTCTCATACACTATGTCTTTTTAAGTCGACACTAGCCTTATTAATTGTATGCTGCacactgtataataataataataataataataataataataataataataataataataataatataataaaacttATATATGTTATAATGGATTTCAAGGAGTTAGAATATTATTAAATGAGCAATTGCAAATTTCAATAAACTAAGTCTGTCTGTAATGTGTTCAACTCACAAAATATTAAACTTGATACTCGTCACTTCAACAGGCAGAAATAAGAAAAATCAGCATGgtcagaaaatgaaagaaaaaaatgaatctAAATGTGGggtattttttgtattttgtaataCGAGGTTTACACTCTACTCACATTCAGTTGCATCATTGTGTGCAGCAGGGGGCGGCACAGGGGCATAGTGATTAGTATTCCCTCAGGGCAGGAAGGACATTGGTTCAATTCCCACGGCTTTTCTGTGTGGTGTTTACATGTTTACCTCCTCACAGTAAGCGAATGCTCTTTACAGCATTAAGTCACCTGTGCATCAACCACCACCACTATCCCTGCAGTTCCAGTTGTTAATGATCTGATTTAGGAGAGTAGCATCCATTAAATTTTCTTAGTCAGGAGAGACTCCTCTATTAGTCTGGATCCAGACTGGAGTCTCCCAGTTTAATATGTTTATTTTCGTATAGGGCAATaaaagagaaacagaggcaTCAGTCTTTCAGCACCACCAAAGCTACTGTTATCAAGCATTTCTGTGTATCATCTCGTTTTCATCACTGCATTTTACATAAGCACATTGAGTTACTTTACTCAAAATAATGAGAGTGGCACATGTTTGCAGTAGGTCGTCAAAGTGTTCAACACACCTGCTGAACTCCTCATTTCAAAACAATTACAACTCATGGAGGAGATGTGAAAGCTTTCAAAAAATGATTTGACCTTTTCTCCTGCTAACAACTATCTGCTACAACTGGCAGTAGCCTTATTGGAATGATGCTCTATCACATCATAATGGGTTCTGATTAAGAAATGCAAACTGAAATATCTATTTATCTGTATTTGTGAATTCGTTCAACTTCTACGGAGCGCAATCTAATGCTAATAAGAATTATTAACTACAATTTTATTTCTAGGCGATGGTATGAAATGGAAGTGTTTATGCAGACTTGACAGTGAAGCGGCTTTTACCggaaacacagaagaaaacgCATAATGGGCCGCTTGttctctgttttattgtgaaaacctCTACCCGGAAGTAGTTGTGCCAGCGCAGGTGGCGTACATCCTGATTATTTGACAACACTCGCCGTTTTCTCttttagaaaacaaacatgtaatAGCCATATATCCACACAGGGAACGTGTCCGTTTAAGAGCTGCACGGTGCCACTGCAGACTAATGGTTGCTGACAATAAAGTCAACGGAAAGGAGAAGTGACGGCTAATTTGCTAATGGACGATTTATGGTGCGTGTTCGCGGGGCCGTCGCTTTGCTCCTAGCTTCATCGGTGGAGCAGAGTGCGGACATGTAGCTGAAGGTGCCGCTTTCCGTGACATAGCTTTGACTTTTCCATGCGTAATAGCGTGTTCGGGGCTCCGAGAGGGAACTGAGGTCGCACGCCCCgcgttgtttgtttttctactttggGACATTCGCAGGGATTCGGCCTGACTTAGTTTGCTAACAGGCAGCGAACGCCACGATGAGTTTCTTCAGCTTCGGGCAAAGCGCGGAGATCGACGTGGTTCTGAACGATGCCGAGACGAGGAAGAAAGTTGAGCACAAGAGCGAAGACGGAAAGAAGGACAAGTACTTTCTGTTCTATGATGGAGAAACTGTGAGTGGGAAGGTGAACGTCACACTGAAGAACCCCGGGAAGAGGCTGGAGCACCAAGGCATCAAGATTGAGTTCGTGGGTCAAATAGGTGAGTTGGACGCGCGTGGAGCAGCTCCACGTGCTGCTGCACAGACCCGTGAttgagtcaaagctgcagccgtCACTCTGTTAATTGAAAGACAATTAGCACCTGTTAGTAATAGATCTACGTTAGTTTGTGTTGTCATATAGTTGCTACAGCTCTAAATGTGTTACatttctgctgcctttgtttttttttccttcagcatATTCAATAAATTTATTCTAATCCATTGTTTATTACTTACATTTAAATTATTGATCTGAAAAATCACTGCAACCTTTATTGTTTCACTTGGTAACCAGATACCAACCAGTACTTTAATTCTGAAattgattgttgttgttattattattgattagtcATTGACAGAAAATTAATCATCAGGAATTGAAATAAGCCTCTACCACGATGGTGAACATTGAGATCTGTGGGTGCTTCAACTGTCAGACAAATACCAGACTATGTGGAAATGTTAATTTCGGCCTCCTCAATCAAGAAATAATTTTAAAGGATTTTTGAAGTggttaattaattattatatattgatAATGAAAAACGAAGAGAATTTGAGCGTCTTAATTTAGGAAAAGCCAGCTTTGGTCTCTAAAGAGAATCCAATACACTGGATGAGGAACATGATGGATGTTGCATTTTAATGATGCATTTTCAAAAAAACTGCCCCTTGACACGTTCGGGAAGATAATATgatctatgtt from Betta splendens chromosome 13, fBetSpl5.4, whole genome shotgun sequence includes:
- the jam3a gene encoding junctional adhesion molecule 3B yields the protein MAIVRLTACFVLCTSLGHILSSLAVILRTTDKIVWANEFEPIELTCLIESISTNNPRIEWKKIKNGVPSYVYFQNKLAGDLEHRAQLREPANILIFNTTRSDTAEYRCEVAAIDDQRDFDEILISLAVRVKPVVPRCSVPEAVTVGTSTELRCLENEGFPAPQYRWFHNNEELPQDPKNSLKFVNSSYSINPDTGGLKFRRVRKEDAGEYYCQAKNDAGHAQCPPQTMEVYDVDILGIFLKSFGAVAVFFCLAASVCHSLKRGCFHRKGHNENNYNWPAQNNGVDYRDADEGHFRHKSSFVI